The sequence TACACGCAAAAAGATGACCATGTTGCCAGTCGCTTCAAACAATTGTTATTCCATATGGCCACTGGTTCTGGAAAAACTGATGTGATGGCAGCCGATATATTGTATTTTTACCATGAATTTGGCTATCAAAATTTTCTTTTTGTCGTTAATACAAACGCGGTGATTGCCAAAACGCGTGAAAACATGATGAATGTTCAATCACCAAAGTATCTCTTTTCACAACCAATAAGTATTGATGGGATTCAGATTGAATTGCGAGAAGTCACCCGCTTTCCAACAAATAGTGAACCAGGGGTGATCTACTTGCGGCTAACAACCATCCAAACTTTAGCAAATGAGTTAAATACACCACGCGAAAATGGCTTAACTTATGGCGATTTAGAGAAACAGAAGTTGATTATTCTAGCGGATGAAGCACATCATTTTTCTGCTGGAACTAAGAGCAAAGCAGATCAAAAAAATAAAGCTTGGGAGTATGTCTTAGACCGTATTCGACAAGCTAATAAAGCAAATCGTCAGTTAGAATTTACAGCCACGATCGATTTAAATAACGAGTTTATTTACGAAAAATATCGTGATAAAATCATTTTTCAATATGACTTAAAAGAGTTCCAAAATGCAGGATATTCAAAAAAAATTGCTCGTTTGCAAGCCAATGCTGATGATAACGAAAAGATGCTAAACGCGGGATTGTTATCACAATATCGTAAGCGGATGGCGATTCAGGCGGGTGTGAAAGATTTTAAGCCGGTTATTTTATTTAAATCCAATAAAATAGCTGTTTCAAAAGCGGCTCGTGATCAATTTTTGACGATGATGGATCGGCTAACTGCTGAAGATCTGGCGCAATTTATTGCAAAGCAACTACAAACCACGCAATCGTCTACTTTGCGCCAAGCCTATACTTATTATCAAACAGTTGATATGGGGAGCTTGGTACGTGAATTGCAACGTGATTTTCAACCATTGAATACAATTAATGTTAATGATACGAGTAGCAATGGGATTTTAGGGGACTTAAATGATTTACGTAATTTGAATACTTTAGAGGAACCAAGTAATCCCTTTAGAGCTATTTTTGCCGTCGCCAAACTTTCTGAAGGTTGGGATGTTTTAAATTTGTATGATATTGTCCGAATTGGTGAGCAACCTATTACGTCAACACAAACTAATAGTGAGGCGCAATTAATTGGTCGTGGTGCGCGATACAATCCCTTCGTCTATGAGGATGCAACCTCTTTCACGCGACGATTTGACCATAATACGCCAGAATTACAGATATTAGAGTCCTTACACTATCACACGATTAACGATAAAAAATATATTGATAATCTGACGAAGTCCTTTGAAACAATGCAGCTACAAGTTGAAGATGATAAGGACTTTGATATTTTAACCACGACGGTTAAAAAGTCATTTAAGAAATCTGATGTCTATCAATATGGCAAGCTGTATTACAATGACGTTGAAGATGTTCCTGAAAGTGAATACAATGGTTTGGCAAAATATGGGGTCCCTGTTGCAGAACTACCTACCGTTAACATTGAGACAGCAACCCTAGAAGCAACGGCCTTTGATACACAAAATGTTGCAGGTATGAATGAGACACGGCTGGTAAAGATTGATGAGGCACTCGTTAAAAAATCAATGGCACGGAATCCTTTCTTCAGATTCAATACCATGAAAAAATATATGCCGACGCTAAATTCTATATCTGAGTTTATGTATGATGCGCAGTGGCTAGGACAGCTAAAAGAAATCCAAGCGACGGTATCAACTGGTGCAGATACAGTGCTTAGTCGAGAAACGCAGCTATTAGTCGTTGAAAAATATCTAGCGTATATTCAACGCATGTTAATCATGAACTACAAGCGTCAACGTGGGACTAATAAATTTATTGGATTGCCAATTAAGGAAGTCGTTCAGGACTATCAAAAGCGTGTTCCCGTTAACTATTCTAATGCTGGTGTTCATGAGTCAATTCAAACTTATGACTATAAAAAGGCACC comes from Pediococcus inopinatus and encodes:
- a CDS encoding DEAD/DEAH box helicase family protein; protein product: MVKKKARELVLPIVHEIKDYASDFLKNDEPRHSFVYPDYIKHNLKHQLRDYQKQSLYNLNYTQKDDHVASRFKQLLFHMATGSGKTDVMAADILYFYHEFGYQNFLFVVNTNAVIAKTRENMMNVQSPKYLFSQPISIDGIQIELREVTRFPTNSEPGVIYLRLTTIQTLANELNTPRENGLTYGDLEKQKLIILADEAHHFSAGTKSKADQKNKAWEYVLDRIRQANKANRQLEFTATIDLNNEFIYEKYRDKIIFQYDLKEFQNAGYSKKIARLQANADDNEKMLNAGLLSQYRKRMAIQAGVKDFKPVILFKSNKIAVSKAARDQFLTMMDRLTAEDLAQFIAKQLQTTQSSTLRQAYTYYQTVDMGSLVRELQRDFQPLNTINVNDTSSNGILGDLNDLRNLNTLEEPSNPFRAIFAVAKLSEGWDVLNLYDIVRIGEQPITSTQTNSEAQLIGRGARYNPFVYEDATSFTRRFDHNTPELQILESLHYHTINDKKYIDNLTKSFETMQLQVEDDKDFDILTTTVKKSFKKSDVYQYGKLYYNDVEDVPESEYNGLAKYGVPVAELPTVNIETATLEATAFDTQNVAGMNETRLVKIDEALVKKSMARNPFFRFNTMKKYMPTLNSISEFMYDAQWLGQLKEIQATVSTGADTVLSRETQLLVVEKYLAYIQRMLIMNYKRQRGTNKFIGLPIKEVVQDYQKRVPVNYSNAGVHESIQTYDYKKAPWFVYNEAIVDKLERSLIELIQDYVEELQNKYKDVYLIRSDERNTKLKLHEFADNVSHYAGFLPDFVLYLANESYIYQIYIEPKGTQLLDQDQWKEDLLTSISPDSVDVIGENEKVKLYGVRFYVSGDSRQIRKKIEIFTD